From the Prunus dulcis chromosome 4, ALMONDv2, whole genome shotgun sequence genome, one window contains:
- the LOC117624939 gene encoding protein CUP-SHAPED COTYLEDON 2-like, giving the protein MDIMSFTGHFDHGSDTHLPPGFRFHPTDEELITYYLLKKVLDSSFTGRAIAEVDLNKCEPWELPDKAKMGEKEWYFFSLRDRKYPTGLRTNRATEAGYWKATGKDREIYSSKTCALVGMKKTLVFYRGRAPKGEKSNWVMHEYRLEGKFAYHYLSRSSKDEWVISRVFQKSSGSTTNGPGSKKTRMSNGSTSSISLYPEPSSPSSVSLPPLLDSSPYQNMNTAGLTDRDSCSYDSTIPKEHVSCFSTNPNSGFNLSSSCFDLAHAQPPPQPSFGGVSAFPSLRSLQENLQLPFFFSPMSGHQPVHVGSSGGSGGSTIDLGGLSSAGNWPTPPHQEEPRTVGPTELDCMWTYYKTECL; this is encoded by the exons ATGGACATCATGAGCTTCACTGGTCATTTTGATCACGGCAGTGACACCCATTTGCCACCAGGCTTTCGCTTCCACCCAACTGATGAGGAACTCATCACCTACTATCTCCTCAAAAAGGTCCTTGACAGCAGCTTCACTGGCCGAGCCATTGCTGAAGTCGACCTCAACAAGTGTGAGCCATGGGAGCTCCCTG ACAAGGCAAAGATGGGGGAGAAAGAGTGGTACTTTTTCAGCCTCCGCGACCGGAAATACCCAACTGGGCTCAGAACCAACAGAGCTACCGAAGCTGGGTACTGGAAAGCTACTGGGAAAGACAGAGAGATTTACAGCTCCAAGACTTGTGCTCTTGTTGGGATGAAGAAGACCTTGGTTTTCTACCGTGGCAGAGCTCCAAAGGGTGAGAAAAGCAACTGGGTCATGCATGAGTACCGCCTTGAAGGCAAATTCGCCTACCACTATCTCTCCAGGAGCTCCAag GACGAGTGGGTCATTTCCCGGGTTTTTCAGAAGAGCAGCGGGTCGACGACAAACGGACCCGGATCCAAGAAGACCCGAATGAGCAACGGCTCCACCAGCAGTATCAGTCTCTACCCAGAACCCAGCTCGCCCTCCTCCGTCTCCCTCCCGCCGCTCCTCGACTCTTCCCCTTATCAAAATATGAACACCGCCGGCCTCACCGACCGTGACAGCTGCTCTTACGACAGTACAATCCCGAAGGAGCACGTGTCCTGTTTCTCCACCAACCCCAACAGTGGCTTCAACCTCTCTTCCTCGTGCTTCGACTTAGCTCACGCCCAGCCTCCGCCGCAGCCAAGCTTCGGTGGCGTCTCGGCTTTCCCGAGCCTCAGGTCTCTGCAGGAGAATCTCCAGCtgcccttcttcttctccccAATGTCGGGTCATCAGCCTGTCCACGTCGGCAGTTCCGGCGGTAGCGGCGGCTCAACGATCGACCTGGGTGGCTTAAGCTCTGCCGGCAACTGGCCGACTCCGCCTCACCAGGAGGAGCCCAGGACCGTGGGCCCCACCGAGCTGGATTGCATGTGGACGTACTACAAGACTGAATGCCTTTGA